A window of the Cytophagaceae bacterium genome harbors these coding sequences:
- a CDS encoding sulfatase-like hydrolase/transferase: MRERIRFMLVYFAFWTIYFVCARIIFLAYHIDDTKDLTLATVFGILYHGFRMDLSMAGYLCMFPFLWVSFSNFIKKSIFQNTIFSYTFFLVVIITLIIVSDMEVYNIWSFRIDATPLRYLTSPREAWASVKNSPIIPLIISFLLLIFIANYIVYRIIANKIYDWKNIKNFPFIIYGFLLSAILIIPIRGGLGIAPMNHSSVYFSNINFANIAAINAPWNFFSSMVNKTSNKVNPYTYLPKEQLDKTVAELYATTGNPKQMVQLNNEKPNVLIIAWESFTKKVIDQSVDGIEITPEFNKLKNEGLYFENCYAMGDRTDKAITSILSGYPAQPTESIIKHPKKTATLSFLSKDFEKNGYSTKFYYGGDTEFANIKSYLFNGNFGKIVDMNDFPEELATSKWGVHDEYLFGKFIDEHKFQTNKPFFATLLTLTSHEPFETPREKVIKGETTELQYLNSLHYTDKTLAKFIENAKKQYWWKNTLIIIVADHGHPLPDTKNRVDNFKIPMLWTGGVISTPVKINEIVSQIDIATTLTQQLNLKASKYVWSKNLFAPRKESWAFFDFNDGFGFIKRGKELLFDNVGRIPINNNEGFTPKDLKQGKAFQQKSFQDFLDK; encoded by the coding sequence ATGAGGGAGAGAATCAGATTTATGTTAGTCTATTTTGCATTCTGGACCATATACTTTGTATGTGCAAGAATCATCTTTCTCGCTTATCATATTGATGATACCAAAGACCTTACCCTCGCCACAGTTTTCGGGATTCTTTATCATGGTTTCCGAATGGACCTATCCATGGCCGGTTACCTATGTATGTTCCCTTTTTTATGGGTTAGTTTTTCTAATTTCATCAAAAAAAGTATCTTTCAAAATACCATTTTCTCCTATACTTTTTTTCTGGTTGTAATCATTACTTTGATTATAGTTTCTGATATGGAGGTTTATAATATTTGGTCTTTTAGAATTGACGCCACACCACTCCGATACCTCACCAGTCCTAGGGAAGCCTGGGCATCTGTCAAAAATTCACCCATAATACCACTGATTATTAGCTTTTTACTGCTTATTTTTATTGCAAATTATATAGTTTACCGAATCATTGCGAATAAAATATACGATTGGAAAAACATCAAAAACTTTCCTTTTATTATTTATGGGTTCTTACTTTCAGCTATTTTGATTATCCCGATCAGAGGTGGGCTTGGAATAGCCCCTATGAACCATAGTTCGGTGTATTTTTCAAACATAAATTTTGCCAATATTGCTGCCATAAATGCACCCTGGAATTTTTTCAGCTCAATGGTCAATAAGACCTCGAATAAGGTAAATCCTTATACTTACTTACCTAAGGAACAATTGGACAAAACTGTAGCCGAATTGTATGCCACTACTGGTAATCCAAAACAAATGGTTCAGTTAAACAATGAAAAACCAAACGTTTTGATTATTGCCTGGGAAAGTTTTACAAAAAAAGTAATAGATCAATCAGTCGATGGAATTGAAATAACGCCTGAGTTTAACAAATTAAAAAATGAAGGCTTGTATTTTGAAAACTGCTATGCTATGGGCGACAGGACAGACAAAGCCATAACCTCCATATTATCAGGCTATCCTGCCCAACCCACAGAATCAATAATTAAGCATCCCAAGAAGACTGCCACCTTGTCATTTTTAAGCAAAGATTTTGAAAAAAATGGTTATTCTACGAAATTTTATTATGGTGGAGATACTGAATTTGCTAACATTAAATCTTATTTATTTAATGGCAATTTTGGAAAAATCGTAGATATGAACGATTTTCCTGAAGAATTAGCCACCTCAAAATGGGGTGTTCATGATGAATATTTATTTGGTAAATTTATTGATGAGCATAAATTCCAAACCAATAAGCCATTTTTCGCAACATTACTCACATTGACTAGCCATGAACCCTTTGAGACTCCTCGTGAAAAAGTAATCAAAGGCGAAACTACTGAATTACAGTATTTGAATTCTCTACATTATACAGATAAAACCCTCGCCAAGTTTATTGAAAATGCTAAAAAACAATATTGGTGGAAAAACACGCTAATTATTATTGTTGCTGACCATGGGCATCCACTTCCAGACACAAAAAATCGCGTTGATAACTTTAAAATTCCGATGCTGTGGACAGGTGGAGTGATATCAACACCTGTTAAAATCAATGAAATTGTTTCTCAAATCGATATAGCAACTACTTTAACCCAACAACTAAATCTGAAAGCCAGCAAATATGTATGGAGTAAAAATCTTTTTGCTCCCAGAAAAGAATCCTGGGCCTTTTTTGATTTTAATGATGGCTTTGGATTTATAAAACGCGGTAAAGAGTTGCTTTTTGATAATGTTGGCAGAATTCCGATAAATAATAATGAAGGTTTTACTCCAAAGGATTTAAAACAAGGAAAAGCATTTCAGCAAAAATCGTTTCAGGATTTTTTAGACAAATAA
- a CDS encoding glutamine synthetase beta-grasp domain-containing protein → MAKSKLEYIWLDGYKPTQSLRSKTKIENNFSGKLEDCDVWSFDGSSTEQASGGSSDLHLKPVFICVDPQRRNGYLVMCEVMNADGTPHVSNGRSTIDDDDNDFWFGFEQEYFLWNDETNKPLGFPANGFPAPQGPYYCSVGAKNAFGRDIVEEHLDACIDAGLNIEGINAEVAAGQWEFQIFAKGAAEAGDQIWVARYLLERIGEKYGVSINWHCKPLGELDWNGSGMHANFSNTTLRTCGDKSKYDIICESFRPFVKEHIAVYGADNHLRLTGKHETASIDSFSYGVSDRGASIRIPIAAVDKGWKGWLEDRRPNSAADPYKVAARIIKTVKTAKV, encoded by the coding sequence ATGGCAAAGTCGAAACTAGAGTACATTTGGCTTGACGGTTACAAACCAACTCAAAGCCTAAGAAGCAAAACCAAAATTGAAAATAATTTCTCAGGAAAGCTTGAAGACTGTGATGTATGGTCATTTGATGGCTCGTCAACAGAACAAGCTTCAGGTGGTTCATCTGATTTGCACCTTAAGCCTGTGTTTATTTGTGTTGACCCTCAACGTCGCAATGGTTACCTGGTTATGTGTGAAGTAATGAACGCTGATGGTACTCCTCATGTATCTAACGGCAGATCTACTATCGACGATGACGATAATGATTTCTGGTTCGGTTTTGAGCAGGAATATTTCCTTTGGAATGACGAAACCAACAAACCTCTTGGTTTCCCGGCCAATGGTTTCCCGGCTCCACAAGGACCTTACTATTGTTCGGTAGGTGCAAAAAATGCTTTCGGTCGTGATATCGTTGAAGAGCATTTAGATGCTTGTATCGATGCAGGTTTAAATATCGAAGGTATCAATGCTGAGGTAGCTGCTGGTCAATGGGAATTCCAGATTTTTGCTAAAGGTGCTGCTGAAGCCGGTGACCAGATTTGGGTTGCTAGATATCTTTTGGAGAGAATCGGTGAAAAATACGGCGTTTCTATCAATTGGCATTGTAAACCACTTGGCGAGCTAGACTGGAACGGTTCTGGTATGCATGCCAACTTCTCAAATACTACTTTGAGAACATGTGGAGACAAGAGCAAATATGATATCATTTGTGAATCATTCCGTCCGTTTGTAAAAGAGCACATTGCAGTATATGGTGCTGACAATCACCTTCGTTTGACAGGAAAACACGAAACCGCTTCTATTGATTCTTTCTCTTATGGAGTTTCTGACAGAGGTGCTTCGATTCGTATTCCAATCGCTGCCGTGGATAAAGGATGGAAAGGATGGTTGGAAGACAGACGTCCAAACTCTGCCGCTGACCCTTACAAAGTAGCTGCAAGAATTATCAAAACGGTAAAAACAGCCAAAGTATAA
- a CDS encoding acyl-CoA reductase, whose protein sequence is MKLEERIVLFSKLGEILENSIKRSELSETFYLAKSKNPWFTLDNIEQSLKNIISQFLDHDKISAFTNGYPKDYFSPVFSKKIGIITAGNLPLVGFQDIIQVILAGHIALVKPSSQDEVLLNFIYNTLFKIDSRISEYLVFQDKLNDADAYIATGSGNTSRYFEFYFSKRPNIIRKNRNSVAVLSGNESRVQLADLAGDIFSYFGLGCRNVSKLYVPKNYDFKTFFESIEYWNGILLHSKYNNNYDYMKSIYLVNMQEHLDNGFLLLKEDASFSSPISVLYFEYYENLENLNSTLSSNLNEIQVIVTDLELPIETVKLGQSQCPKLEEYADNVDVIEFLKSV, encoded by the coding sequence ATGAAACTAGAAGAAAGAATAGTACTATTTTCTAAACTTGGCGAAATTTTGGAAAATAGTATAAAAAGAAGTGAGTTATCCGAAACTTTTTATTTGGCAAAATCAAAAAATCCGTGGTTTACGCTAGACAATATTGAGCAATCTCTGAAAAATATCATAAGCCAATTTTTAGATCATGACAAAATAAGTGCTTTCACAAACGGATACCCAAAAGATTATTTTTCACCGGTTTTTTCAAAAAAAATTGGTATTATCACTGCCGGAAATCTGCCATTGGTGGGCTTTCAGGATATTATTCAGGTAATATTGGCCGGACATATAGCCCTGGTTAAACCCAGCAGTCAGGATGAAGTACTGCTTAATTTTATTTATAATACTTTATTCAAAATTGACAGCCGGATATCAGAATATCTTGTTTTTCAGGACAAACTAAATGATGCCGATGCCTATATTGCCACTGGTAGCGGGAATACTTCAAGATATTTTGAATTTTATTTTTCTAAGAGACCAAACATAATTAGAAAAAACCGGAATTCTGTTGCGGTTCTTTCAGGAAATGAATCCAGAGTTCAACTGGCTGATTTAGCAGGTGACATCTTTTCATACTTTGGCCTGGGTTGCCGAAATGTTTCAAAATTATATGTTCCAAAAAACTATGACTTCAAGACATTTTTTGAATCTATAGAATATTGGAATGGTATTTTGTTACATTCAAAATACAATAATAATTACGACTACATGAAGTCAATTTATCTTGTAAACATGCAGGAGCATCTTGATAATGGATTTCTGTTGTTGAAAGAAGATGCATCATTTTCTTCCCCGATTTCAGTTTTGTATTTTGAATATTATGAGAATTTAGAAAATTTAAACTCAACACTAAGTTCAAACCTAAACGAAATCCAGGTAATTGTTACCGATTTGGAACTACCCATTGAAACTGTGAAACTTGGGCAATCGCAATGCCCAAAACTAGAAGAATACGCTGACAATGTGGATGTTATAGAATTTCTAAAATCTGTTTAA
- a CDS encoding ammonium transporter, which produces MTVKTVKPSYVPLAILAAVTIMALVFPSIPSVIISEGVNSGDTAWMLVASALVLIMTPGLAYFYGGMVNTKNVISTMLQSFIAMGVISIIWVIVGYSLAFGESIGGFVGNPFTHFMFKGVLDAKPWGTIPAIVFAFFQLKFAVITPALVTGSLAERINFKSYVVFMVLFSLFIYAPLAHMTWAPGGFLFEMGVLDFAGGTVVHMSAGWAALAGAIYLKRRRSHVEGSFLPPANIPYVLLGTGLLWFGWFGFNAGSALSAGPLAALAFATTNTSAAAAGIAWVLFDAARGKKVSALGFSIGVVVGLVAITPAAGFVTIPHALVIGVVASIISNYLAHFKTKTALDDTLDVFPCHGVGGMVGMLFTGIFATKAVNSVVTDQGLFFGETTLFIKHLVALALVSAFAFIMSFVILKITDILVPLRVSEEDETIGLDISQHDEQLLEA; this is translated from the coding sequence ATGACCGTTAAAACTGTAAAACCTTCTTACGTACCCTTAGCTATTTTGGCTGCCGTAACAATAATGGCACTGGTTTTCCCTTCAATTCCGAGTGTTATTATCTCTGAAGGAGTAAATAGTGGCGATACCGCCTGGATGCTTGTTGCTTCTGCTTTAGTTTTGATTATGACGCCGGGATTAGCCTATTTTTATGGCGGTATGGTAAACACCAAGAATGTTATCTCTACCATGTTGCAAAGTTTTATCGCTATGGGTGTGATTTCCATCATATGGGTAATTGTGGGCTACAGCCTTGCATTTGGTGAAAGTATAGGAGGATTTGTTGGAAACCCATTTACTCATTTCATGTTTAAAGGTGTTCTGGATGCAAAACCATGGGGTACAATTCCTGCAATTGTATTTGCATTTTTTCAATTAAAATTTGCCGTTATCACTCCAGCTCTTGTAACAGGTTCTTTAGCTGAGCGTATCAATTTCAAGTCTTATGTAGTATTTATGGTACTATTTAGCTTGTTTATTTATGCTCCTTTGGCACATATGACCTGGGCACCCGGTGGTTTCCTTTTCGAAATGGGAGTTTTGGATTTTGCAGGTGGTACTGTTGTTCATATGTCAGCTGGATGGGCTGCTTTGGCAGGTGCTATTTACCTGAAAAGACGTAGATCACATGTTGAAGGTAGCTTCTTACCTCCAGCTAATATACCATATGTATTGTTAGGAACTGGTTTGCTTTGGTTTGGATGGTTTGGATTCAATGCGGGATCAGCTTTAAGTGCAGGTCCTTTGGCAGCTCTTGCTTTCGCAACTACAAATACTTCTGCTGCTGCTGCTGGTATTGCCTGGGTATTGTTTGATGCTGCAAGAGGTAAAAAAGTATCAGCTCTTGGTTTTAGCATCGGTGTTGTTGTAGGTTTGGTGGCTATCACTCCTGCTGCAGGTTTTGTAACAATTCCTCATGCATTAGTGATTGGTGTGGTTGCTTCAATCATCTCAAACTATCTGGCTCACTTCAAAACCAAAACTGCACTTGATGATACTTTAGATGTATTCCCTTGCCATGGTGTTGGTGGTATGGTAGGTATGCTATTTACCGGGATTTTTGCTACCAAAGCAGTGAACAGTGTTGTAACAGATCAGGGATTGTTTTTTGGTGAAACTACACTGTTTATCAAACACCTGGTTGCATTGGCATTGGTATCGGCTTTTGCCTTTATTATGTCATTTGTAATTCTTAAAATTACTGACATTCTTGTGCCACTAAGAGTTTCTGAAGAAGACGAAACAATCGGTTTGGATATTAGTCAGCATGATGAACAATTATTAGAGGCCTAA
- a CDS encoding porin: MKRVFFTFLGASISLAALATEDPTKPNKTEKKVEKTEEVKVVVEEPKNPLSFSGYVDTYYFANFNGVQSNLGASGFERIFDQKANNFQVGLAQFKTTYTTDKVTGVIDLTFGNHGDLGNYGNTMSPLGEGIGTTGLAIKQAYISWKMGSKATLTGGQYGTNVGYEVIDAPVNFNYSLSNLFGNGPFYHTGIKLDIAATDKLGLMVGLVNGLDSKDDNNKSKGIQAQISIKPIDKWSVYLNYFGSDEGGEKKDMYSWFDLTTSMQATDKLLVGLNAAYGKNSIGSWAGAALYLNGSVSEKFSLGTRIEYFDNSKGGIYLVDENGDGVSTTGITLTGSYKVSDNLMFKPEYRFDSYKNEKGTSQLFDKDGKLTKKSQSTLGAALIFYF; this comes from the coding sequence ATGAAAAGAGTATTTTTTACATTTTTAGGAGCAAGTATCTCATTGGCGGCCCTTGCAACTGAAGATCCGACAAAACCCAATAAAACTGAGAAAAAAGTTGAAAAGACAGAAGAAGTAAAAGTTGTAGTAGAAGAACCCAAAAATCCATTGAGTTTTAGTGGTTATGTTGATACTTATTATTTTGCAAACTTCAATGGCGTTCAGTCAAATCTTGGAGCATCAGGTTTTGAAAGAATTTTTGATCAAAAGGCTAATAATTTTCAAGTTGGTTTAGCTCAATTTAAAACTACCTACACTACTGATAAAGTAACTGGGGTAATTGATTTAACCTTTGGAAATCATGGTGACCTTGGTAATTACGGGAATACCATGAGTCCACTTGGCGAAGGAATTGGAACAACTGGTTTAGCCATCAAACAAGCTTATATTTCATGGAAAATGGGATCTAAAGCAACTCTTACCGGTGGTCAATACGGTACCAATGTGGGTTATGAAGTGATTGATGCACCTGTAAACTTCAACTATTCATTATCTAATCTATTTGGTAATGGTCCATTTTATCACACAGGAATCAAATTGGATATTGCTGCTACTGACAAACTTGGATTGATGGTGGGTTTGGTAAACGGACTTGACAGCAAGGACGACAATAACAAATCTAAAGGAATTCAGGCTCAGATTTCAATTAAGCCAATCGATAAATGGTCAGTTTATCTTAACTATTTTGGCTCAGATGAAGGTGGCGAAAAGAAAGACATGTATTCTTGGTTTGATTTGACTACCTCTATGCAAGCCACAGATAAATTATTGGTGGGCTTGAATGCGGCTTATGGTAAAAACTCAATCGGTTCATGGGCTGGTGCAGCTTTGTATCTTAATGGTAGTGTATCTGAGAAATTCTCTTTAGGTACCAGAATTGAATATTTTGATAACAGCAAAGGAGGAATCTATTTGGTTGATGAAAACGGAGATGGTGTATCAACTACAGGTATTACACTAACAGGTAGTTATAAAGTTTCTGATAACCTGATGTTTAAGCCTGAATATAGATTTGATTCTTACAAAAACGAGAAAGGAACTTCTCAATTATTTGATAAAGATGGAAAATTGACCAAAAAATCTCAATCAACATTGGGTGCTGCATTGATTTTCTATTTCTGA
- a CDS encoding 4Fe-4S dicluster domain-containing protein, whose product MAIIITDECINCGACEPECPNTAIYEGGIEWTYAGGTKLTEVDFGDGNIIKANAPMKPVSDEFYYIVSDKCTECTGFHEEPQCAAVCPVDCCVPDPDNVEDADTLMAKKAWLHAE is encoded by the coding sequence ATGGCGATAATAATAACAGATGAATGTATAAACTGCGGAGCTTGCGAGCCTGAGTGCCCCAACACAGCAATATATGAAGGTGGTATAGAATGGACTTACGCAGGTGGAACAAAACTTACCGAAGTGGACTTTGGTGACGGTAATATCATTAAGGCCAATGCTCCAATGAAACCCGTAAGTGATGAGTTCTATTATATTGTAAGTGATAAATGTACTGAGTGTACCGGTTTTCATGAAGAACCACAATGTGCCGCAGTTTGTCCGGTAGATTGCTGTGTTCCTGACCCTGACAATGTAGAAGATGCTGACACACTAATGGCGAAAAAAGCCTGGTTACACGCAGAATAA
- a CDS encoding glutamine synthetase III, which yields MAELRWKAIEKAQDRVIPQINLPEGKVTDYYGIHTFTDEAMKTLLSPDAYKKVSHAIKSGENIEGNVADEVASAMKSWAISKGATHYTHWFQPLTGGTAEKHDSFFDISFDGNAIEKFKGSALVQQESDASSLPNGGIRETFEARGYTVWDPNSPAFIIYNSTGTGTLCIPSIYFSYTGELLDAKTPLINSTIVLDKAATSVANIFDRNVEKVTATCGIEQEYFLVDKSLYNSRPDLVMCGRTVFGHSPAKGQQLEDHYFGSIPPRINAFMVDFELEALKIGIPVRTRHNEVAPGQFEVAPTFEEINLACDHNILLMDIMKKTAQKHNFEVIFHEKPFAGINGSGKHNNWSIKTDTGVNLLSPSTKPKESLRFVTFLINIVKAVHDNADMLRATVATAGNEHRLGANEAPPAIISVFLGTAMTKVLEDLENKEIIEIEKGENAYIKLGLNRIPSVLLDNTDRNRTSPFAFTGNKFEFRAVGSSANSATPMMVLNTIVAKQLENFRKEYDEEREKDPSKKEGIILKILKKYIKESKNILFEGNGYSKEWEDEAAKRGLSNIKDVPDALKAYISEKTFSLFEEMKVLNRRELHARYEIRLENYIKRIQIESRVIGDLAQNHVVSTAVKYQARLVQTAKSLQELGLSEDAAPIIEIIKDISNRVKVIKTNVLDMTDARKKANNSDNTIEKARIYSTEVKPFFDVIRKNVDKLELIIDDEDWPLTKYRELLYIR from the coding sequence ATGGCAGAACTTAGATGGAAAGCAATAGAAAAAGCTCAGGATAGGGTTATTCCTCAGATAAATTTGCCGGAAGGTAAAGTGACTGATTACTATGGAATTCATACTTTTACCGATGAGGCAATGAAAACTTTACTGTCACCTGATGCATACAAAAAAGTTTCTCATGCAATCAAAAGCGGAGAAAATATTGAAGGAAATGTGGCAGATGAAGTTGCCTCAGCGATGAAGTCATGGGCGATTTCTAAAGGTGCTACACATTATACACACTGGTTTCAACCTTTGACAGGTGGTACAGCCGAAAAACACGATTCATTTTTCGATATTTCATTTGATGGCAATGCCATTGAGAAATTTAAAGGCTCGGCACTGGTTCAACAGGAATCAGATGCGTCGTCGCTGCCCAATGGTGGCATAAGAGAAACTTTCGAGGCTCGTGGTTATACAGTTTGGGATCCAAATTCGCCTGCATTTATCATCTACAATAGTACAGGTACAGGCACACTTTGTATTCCTTCGATATATTTTTCATATACAGGAGAACTACTGGATGCTAAAACACCCCTTATCAATTCTACAATTGTGCTGGATAAAGCAGCTACTTCTGTGGCTAATATTTTTGATAGAAATGTAGAAAAAGTAACTGCAACTTGTGGTATTGAACAGGAGTATTTTTTAGTAGATAAATCACTTTATAATTCTCGTCCCGACCTTGTTATGTGTGGCCGAACAGTTTTTGGGCATTCACCTGCAAAAGGTCAGCAGTTGGAAGATCATTATTTTGGGTCGATTCCTCCAAGAATCAATGCCTTTATGGTTGATTTTGAGTTAGAAGCATTGAAAATCGGAATTCCTGTCAGGACTCGTCATAACGAAGTGGCTCCGGGTCAGTTTGAGGTTGCACCTACTTTTGAAGAAATCAATCTGGCATGTGACCATAACATCCTTTTGATGGATATTATGAAAAAGACAGCTCAGAAACATAATTTTGAGGTGATTTTTCATGAAAAGCCCTTTGCGGGAATCAATGGTAGCGGAAAGCACAACAACTGGTCAATCAAAACTGATACAGGTGTAAATCTTCTTTCGCCAAGTACCAAACCCAAAGAAAGTCTTCGATTTGTTACGTTCCTTATTAATATCGTAAAAGCGGTTCATGACAACGCTGATATGTTAAGAGCAACGGTGGCTACTGCCGGTAACGAACATAGGTTGGGTGCCAATGAAGCTCCTCCGGCAATAATTTCAGTGTTTTTAGGAACGGCTATGACGAAGGTTCTTGAAGATCTTGAAAATAAGGAGATTATTGAAATAGAAAAAGGGGAAAACGCCTATATAAAATTAGGTTTAAACAGGATTCCATCTGTTTTGCTTGATAATACCGACCGAAATCGTACTTCTCCTTTTGCATTTACCGGTAATAAGTTTGAGTTTAGAGCTGTGGGCTCTTCAGCTAATTCAGCTACTCCAATGATGGTTCTGAATACTATCGTGGCAAAACAACTTGAGAATTTCAGAAAAGAGTATGACGAGGAAAGAGAAAAAGACCCAAGCAAAAAAGAAGGGATTATTCTTAAGATTTTGAAAAAGTATATCAAAGAATCAAAAAATATCCTTTTTGAAGGCAACGGTTACTCTAAGGAATGGGAAGATGAAGCTGCAAAAAGAGGTTTGTCAAATATTAAGGATGTTCCGGATGCTCTCAAAGCCTATATTTCTGAAAAAACTTTTAGTTTATTTGAGGAGATGAAAGTGCTTAATCGCAGAGAGTTACATGCCAGATACGAAATCAGGTTAGAAAACTATATCAAACGGATTCAGATTGAATCACGTGTAATTGGTGATCTTGCACAAAATCATGTGGTTTCTACAGCAGTGAAATATCAGGCGAGATTGGTTCAAACAGCAAAGTCACTTCAGGAACTAGGGCTTTCTGAGGATGCAGCTCCAATCATCGAAATTATTAAGGATATTTCGAATAGGGTTAAAGTCATAAAAACCAATGTGTTGGATATGACTGATGCACGCAAGAAAGCCAATAATTCGGATAATACAATAGAAAAAGCCAGAATATATTCTACGGAAGTAAAACCATTTTTTGATGTGATTCGGAAAAACGTGGATAAGCTTGAACTCATCATTGACGATGAAGATTGGCCTTTAACAAAATATCGTGAACTTTTATATATTAGATAA
- the mtaB gene encoding tRNA (N(6)-L-threonylcarbamoyladenosine(37)-C(2))-methylthiotransferase MtaB, with protein sequence MKKVAFYTLGCKLNFSETSTISRSFEEKGFRKVNFTDTPDIFVINTCSVTENADKKCKKIVKEAQKINPDGFVAIVGCYAQLKPTEIAEIDGVDAVLGAAEKFRLHELLGTFEKEKSSTTSKAKVFASEIDQKLDYHTSYSLNDRTRTFLKVQDGCDYPCAYCTIPLARGASRSDTVENIVKAAREIASNDIKEIVLTGVNIGDFGLINGERNESFLDLIKTLDEVDGIERFRISSIEPNLLTNEIIEFVAQSKRFVPHFHIPLQSGSNKVLGLMKRRYKRELYQERVTKIKEIMPDCCIGVDVIVGHPGETDELFLETYNFLNDLDVSYLHVFTYSERENTSALSIRPVVPQNKRAERSKMLHILSDKKKRFFYEQHLKTERLVLFETEESNDGKMSGFTDNYIKVTAKFDPLLVNDLKKVKLESINDNLEVDVSEIFLESLIHN encoded by the coding sequence ATGAAAAAAGTTGCATTTTATACATTAGGTTGTAAACTCAATTTCTCTGAAACTTCCACTATTTCAAGGAGTTTTGAAGAAAAGGGATTCCGCAAAGTAAATTTTACTGATACACCGGATATTTTTGTTATCAATACCTGCTCAGTAACTGAAAATGCTGATAAAAAGTGTAAAAAAATCGTCAAAGAAGCTCAAAAAATCAATCCAGACGGATTTGTAGCCATTGTAGGTTGTTATGCCCAATTAAAGCCCACAGAAATCGCTGAAATAGATGGAGTGGACGCTGTACTTGGAGCAGCTGAAAAATTCAGATTACATGAGCTTTTAGGTACTTTTGAAAAAGAAAAATCGAGCACTACATCAAAAGCTAAAGTTTTTGCATCAGAAATTGACCAAAAACTTGACTATCATACCTCCTACTCTCTTAATGACCGAACGAGAACATTCTTGAAAGTACAGGATGGCTGTGATTACCCATGTGCTTATTGTACCATACCGCTGGCAAGAGGAGCAAGCAGATCAGATACTGTTGAAAATATTGTAAAAGCAGCCCGTGAAATCGCCTCAAATGACATTAAAGAGATAGTTTTAACAGGTGTAAATATCGGTGATTTTGGACTGATAAACGGAGAGAGAAATGAGTCATTCCTGGATTTAATTAAGACTCTTGATGAAGTTGACGGTATAGAAAGATTCAGAATTTCGAGCATCGAACCCAACTTACTGACCAACGAAATCATTGAATTTGTAGCACAATCAAAAAGATTTGTTCCTCATTTTCATATCCCCTTACAATCAGGCTCAAATAAGGTTTTGGGACTGATGAAAAGACGTTATAAACGTGAATTGTATCAGGAAAGAGTAACAAAAATCAAAGAAATTATGCCGGATTGCTGCATCGGTGTTGATGTGATTGTTGGGCATCCCGGCGAAACTGATGAGTTATTTTTGGAAACCTACAACTTCCTAAATGACCTTGATGTCAGCTATTTGCATGTTTTCACCTATTCTGAAAGAGAAAACACTTCAGCATTAAGCATTCGTCCTGTTGTACCGCAAAATAAACGGGCTGAGCGATCTAAAATGCTTCATATACTCTCAGATAAGAAAAAGAGATTTTTTTATGAACAGCATTTAAAGACAGAAAGATTGGTATTGTTTGAAACGGAAGAATCTAATGATGGCAAAATGAGTGGCTTTACTGACAACTATATTAAAGTTACTGCAAAATTTGACCCATTATTGGTTAATGACCTCAAAAAAGTCAAGCTGGAGAGCATCAATGACAATTTAGAAGTTGATGTATCAGAGATATTCCTGGAATCATTGATTCACAATTAA